The nucleotide sequence ttggtgggatacAAAATGTAAAGAGATAGGGGAAGAAGGACTCCAAACTTTAACATGGCAAGAGTTCAAAGAATTGTTCCTGAAACATCATTGCCCGCAATCGGCAATTGATAGAATACAAGATGAGTTCTTGCATCTTCGTCAACAGAATGAGTCTATTGATGAAATTACCAATATATTCTACGATAAGTTGAAGTTTTGTGATGATTTCGTCAAATctgaaaggatgaagatcaatcGGTACTATGGAATGTTGAAGGCTGAGTATAGGGAGTTCATTACTCCTTCAAAGTGTGAAACTTTGGGTGAACTCATCAATCTAGCTCGGGATAGAGAGATAGAACTGAAGCGACAAGTGGAAAGAGGAGAGAAACGGCCTGCTGAAAAGCCATCAACTACGAGCCCCTCCAAGAAGCCTAAGCAACACGACACTAGAAGTAAAGGAGGATCAAAAAGTAGTATTCCCCCATGCAAAACTTGTGGAAAGCTTCACACCGGAGAATGTTTAATGGGAAAGAAAGGGTGCTACAACTGTGGTCAGGAGGGACATCCTTACTTTAAGTGCCCTAGTCCCGTGAGGACGTGTTTCAATTGTTTCACTCCCGGTCATGTAAAAGCTGACTGTCCAAAGCTTAAACAACAAGGGCAGAaggatgaaaagaagaatgaaaatCAGAAGGCTCGGGGAAGAATGTTTTAGATTACTACCGAGGAAGCCAAGGCCTCACCGAATGTCGTGTCAGGTATTTTCTTAATCAACCAAATACCTGTGAATGTGTTATTCGATTCTGGTGCTAGCAAATCTTTCGTGTCAGACGAACTTATGTGTTATCCCTCTTTTAGAAAGGAACGAATGTCTGTACCCTTAGAAGTAGAAGTAGCGGATAGTAAAAGTTATTTGTTATGTGAAATTTGTAAGAATTGTAAGATAACCATAGAAAACGAAGAATTTGAAATAGATCTCATTCCTATGACTTTGGGGGAATTCAAGGTGGTagtcgggatggattggttatcccgctATCACGCGGAAATTCGATGCGAGGCGAAAGTTATTCATGTATTCTCACCTAGTGGGGCTCGAATAAGTATTTGTGGGGAAAGAAAGTTAGAGACAAAACTGTGCACGATTGTCGAGGCGGTGAAGCACGCAAGGAATGAGGGTAAGGTTTACTTGGTTTATGTAGTGGATACAAGACAGAAGGTGCCTGAAATTGGAGAAGTAAAGTGGTGAATGAATATGCGGATGTGTTTCCGGATGAATTACCGGGATTGCCACCTGAGCGAGAGGTGGAATTCCGAATCGAATTAAACCCGGGTGCCAAGCCAGTGGCTAAAGCTCCTTATAGATTAGCTCCCACTGAGATGCGAGAGCTAATGACACAGATACAGGAATTACTCGATAAGGGCTTCGTACACCCgagtgtgtcgccttggggagccccggtactctttgtgaaaaagaaagacggcacGATGcgcatgtgtatagattatcgagATTTGAACAAGTTGACCGTGAAGAATAAATACCCTTTACCTCGAATAGATGATCtttttgaccaactgcaaggagcaagttggttttcaaagatcgatttgcgttcGGGGTATCACCAACTTCGGGTACGGGAAGAAGATGTTGCGAAAACTGCGTTCAGGACCCGATACgggcattacgagtttttagTAATGCCATTCGGACTGACTAACGCCCCGGCCgctttcatggatttgatgaatagagtatGTCGGCCCATGCTGGATAAGTCTGTTATAGTATTTATAGATGATATCCTTGTGTACTCTCGCAGTAGAGCCGAACATGCAAATCATTTGCGTGAAGTGTTAGAGATTCTTCGGAAAGAGAAGTTATATgctaagttttccaaatgtgcCTTCTGGCTtagagaggtgcaatttcttggcCACGTCATTAATAAAGATGGTGTCTTGGTAGACCCAACTAAAGTAGAGGCTGTTGTGAACTGGGTTCCTCCTAAGAACCCGAGTGAAGTGAGAAGTTTTCTGGGATTGGCTGGGTATTACCGAAGGTTTATacaggatttttccaaaatagcgTTACCTTTAACCAGACTAACCAAGAAGAATGAGAAGTTTGTGTGGGGAGTTGAGCAAGAGAAGGCATTCCAAACCTTGAAGGATAAGCTGTCTGACGCCCCAATTCTAACCTTACCCGAAGGTTCAGAAGACTTGGTAGTATATACTGATGCTTCACATCAGGGCTTGGGGGCTGTTTTAATGCAACGGGGTAAAGTGATAGCATATGCTTCAAGGCAGCTTAAACCACATGAAAGTAACTACCCAACACACGATTTAGAGTTGGCTGCAGTAGTATTTGCGTTGAAACtgtggcgacattatttgtacggaACTAAATGTACCATatattcggatcacaaaagtctcaaGTATTTCTTCGaacaaaaagaattgaatatgagacaacgaAGGTGGTTGGAATTAATtaaggattatgattgtgaaatccttTATCATCCGGGGAAAGCCAACGTTGTAGCAGATGCGTTAAGCCGGAAGGAATACCCATCACCCATACAAGTTAAGTCAATGAAAATGACTGTCACCTCTAAACTTTTGGAGTTGATCAAGGAAGCACAAATAAAATCCTTAAATGGTGATCCAAAGAAGGAAAGAATGAAAGGCCTAATTGGAGAATTAAAGATGAATGCCGACGGCGTCATGACCAGGTATGACCGAATCTGGGTACCATGGTTATCCGAGGTGAAATCATTGTTGCTAGAGGAGGCTCACAAATCCCGCTATACGGTACACCCGGGGGCTacaaaaatgtatcaagatttaaagaaagggtattggtggcctggaatgaaacgAGACATTGTTAAGTACGTGGCTAAGTGCTTGACATGTTCCCAAGTGAAGGCGGAGCACCAAAAACCGTATGGTAAATTACAGtcattagaaataccagtttggaagtgggaagaTATAACCATGGACCTTATTACAAAGCTACCCAGAACGAAAcgaggtcacgatgctatttgggttatTGTCGACCGACTTACAAAGAGTGCTCACTTTCTACCAATACGAGAATCTATTTCATCCGAAAAATTGGCGGAAATTTATATGAATGAAATAATTGCTCGTCACGGAGTACCCGTGTCTATTGTGTCGGATCGTGACGCAAGATTCACGTCTCGTTTTTGGCGAAAATTTCATGAAGATGTGGGCACAAACTTGCGACTAAGTACCGCGTACCATCCGCAGACGGATGGACAATCGGAAAGAACTATACAAACGTTGCTTGATATGTTGAGGGCTTGTGTCATAGACCTAGggggtaattgggataaccatttaccgtTGGTGGAGTTCgcgtacaacaatagttatcaaaGTAGTATCAAAATGGCGCCATATGAAATGttgtacggtagaaagtgtagaacacctgtatgttggggagaagtcgGGCAACGGGAACTTGCGCCTAAAGATGTTGTAGCAATAACGAATGAAAAGATTAATCAAGTCCGGGCTCGTTTGAAGGCGGCGCAAGACAGGCAAAAATCCTATGCAGATAAAAGAAGGCGCCCTATAGAATTTCAAGAAGGTGATCGTGTATTTTTAAAGGTTTCGCCGTGGAAGGGAATAATACGGTTCCGCAAACGAGGAAAGTTGGGCCCTCGATACATCGGACCGTTCAGAATAGTGGCCCGTATTGGTAAAGTGGCATATCGGCTAGAATTACCTCCAGCTCTGGATGGAATCCATGACACGTTTCACGTGTCTCAACTAAGAAAGTGCCTCGCGGATGATACAGCGCATGTGTCACTTGATGACATTGAATTGGATGATAAAATGAGTTATATTGAAAAGCCGGTAGCTATCAAAGATTCCAAAATAAAGCATTTACGAAACAAGGCCATTCGACAAGTTTTAGTGCAATGGCAGCATCGGAAGGGATCGGATCTAACCTGGGAATCTGAAGATGAAATGCGAAAGCACTACCCGTCTCTTTTTGGTACGtaataaggtttcggggacgaaacctcttttaaggggggtagatttgtaacatccCATAATTTATAAGGTTAGATACTTTAATATTTAAAAGTTTATGATTAGTTATGATTATTTTGTAAATAACTTAAAGGAAGTTTACTAAAATGTAGAAGGGTATTAATGAAACAATAAACCAACATGGAGGGTTAAGAAtgtaaaattttatattaaatCATTTAGTAAAATTAAAATCCCAGAATGTTCTGGGGGTGTTGGTCGCGACCAGAGAAGGGAAAAGGGGGAAACCCTAATTGCATGATTCAACCTCAAAATTCAGCAAGATTGTGAAGGATTAGAGTCATAAATCGCATGCTAGTGTCTAAATACTCTCTAATCCAAGTGTTTTGAACATAAGGTAAGATAAAATCTCACAATTTGATGTTtgttgatgaactagggtttataCCAATTCGTGAATTAGTATGAAATTAGATTGTATGTGAGTTAGAATCATCATGTAGAAGGTATATTGTGCATGAATTCGATTTACTAAAGAGTTTGGGGGAAAAACCCACTTGTTCTAGCATGATAGTGAATAGATTGTTGATTAGTGAGTAAATCTTCAAATAAAATTGTATGAATGATAGAGTGTTGGTAGATTATATTGTGTAGAATGAATATTTGAACATGAGTGATTGATTATGTGAAAGGTGATGTATTCTAGTGAATTTATGCATAAGATACATGTACATAAGGCTTGATAAGTAGTACGCATgttaggtgtttgatgaaatgcctcaatgaTAATCTAAGTAGTCTAAATAAATCGTTGTGAATGGATTTGTATGATGAAATTAAAGTATTGTCAATTGTTATATGAGTAGCATTGATACTTGAAAGTGTGATTAAGAATGTAAGAGCTATGATCTAAATAAGAACGAATTCATGTAGGATCGAAAGAAGAAGGAGCTAGTTCCGGATCACAAACAAAGGCACAAGATCGAGGTAAGTTCGTTACTTACATTTTAGTTATGAGTTTTATCAATCGCCTCCTTTGATTATTTGATTTACAATTTAATGTGTTCGTTTCAAACAAGAATGTGAAAGTGAGAATCCGTAGCGAACCATAGTGATTGGCTCGGTTCGGGTTCGAATGGAAGGGAATTAAATGGAAGTTTTCTCCTTAATCCGTACTAAACGGGTTATTGGGGACTTTTGAGAGATAGTATGCTTATTCAACTAGAATGATTTGAAATATAATAAGAATGATTGGTAAGATATCTCGTAAACCGTGAACATGTATTATAAGCGAATGAAAATGTTAAGTGCATTATGCTAATGTATATGTTTTATTGAATGGTTGTAGGTAAAGCACAAGTTTAATCGTCGTTGCGTCACTCGGATATGAACACACCTTGATCACCCGTGATGCGCTTCCGCCTCTTTTGTAGTAATTTCAAATGTTAATAGTTTTGTAATGTCTAGTTGTGTTGAAGTCTTTAATCTTTAACTAGTCGTTTGCAAGTATTTAGTACTTAGAACTCAATGTTTGAAATGGTGGTTGAAAATGTTATGTTCTTTTGGTGTTTTAGGGAAAGTGTCGTAGTTTgagtattttgataaagtataaACAGGGAATTTGTCCAAGTTACGaatgggtcatgcccaaattttaaatttttaggtGATTAAACTATGTGTCGTTCTTGTGTCTTTCAAGTACCAAATTAGAGGGtgttacaaataataataataataataataataacaa is from Helianthus annuus cultivar XRQ/B chromosome 9, HanXRQr2.0-SUNRISE, whole genome shotgun sequence and encodes:
- the LOC110933693 gene encoding uncharacterized protein LOC110933693, which translates into the protein MTDARNIDDAEIARQEALNDKMMEAAEKVMNANLPKLAQEVESRVLGIVDEMMASKIEELKEMIEGSRTRREVDPIKCQRWIANVEAVFVRSRCEKEDQVMFATGQLQQQAKDWWDTKCKEIGEEGLQTLTWQEFKELFLKHHCPQSAIDRIQDEFLHLRQQNESIDEITNIFYDKLKFCDDFVKSERMKINRYYGMLKAEYREFITPSKCETLGELINLARDREIELKRQVERGEKRPAEKPSTTSPSKKPKQHDTRSKGGSKSSIPPCKTCGKLHTGECLMGKKGCYNCGQEGHPYFKCPSPVRTCFNCFTPGHVKADCPKLKQQGQKDEKKNENQKARGRMF